GCAGTTTGAGCTTCTTCCTCACCTTTCCTCTTAAAAAACGACATGACGGGTTTCGCACTCTGGACGCTTCCTCTGCTCACTATCACCGTCCCAGGGACGTGCCACGAATCCCTTCATTCAAACGCATCGGCTCCGTACACTCCTGAGGCGGAAGTCGGTTTTATTTCGGAATCTCCTCCGGTCTGCGCTGTCAAATCAAAATTATCCCCAAATCCAAGCCGAGCTCGGTGGCCATATTGTCAATAAACGACTAACTTCCGGGCTGCTTCTGGGTGCAgcattgtgggaaatgaagTACTTGCCCGCTCTGGTCGCAAGATGGTGCTGTTTGTCCGCAGTGTATTAACGTTAGAAGTTTCAAATGTAAACACACAATATATATTTAGCagtatatttagattttctttttcaacagaTACATATTTTAGCTCCaccagctttaaaaaaatagagtttTTTCCTCGTTCTTTTGGATTTTACAGGAGGTCTTGgctttgactaggacattcTATCAGGTATATGGCTTAATATAAtcaatgtttgtcatttttagcctttaacatttatttcacactACCCATCTTCCCATCACCTCTGACAAGCTTCCTTGTACCAGCTGGAAAACATCCCACAGCTATCGCCGTCATGTTTTACCATGAAGACTATTTACAATGATGCCAAGTGTTCACTTCCATATACTAAAAAATTTAACgtacaagtaaataaaataaaagtggaaatCACAAATGTAAGATTTACAAAAAGGCTAAAATGGAGCAGTTTGAATTTCCAGAGGAATTGATGTCCTAACTCAGAGTGTGAAAACGTCAACAAGGTAACAGCTCATCTAAATCAAATATAATACTGCAGTTCTGAGTGGAACCCTACAGCTTAGACTGAATGGTGTTTCTTTCTGCGGTCATGTAAAGCAACATACTGTGAGCTCCaaaataacaggaaatattttctgcacATCTGAGTCACATTTAATGAGGCACAGTTTGCATCAATTGAGGAACTATTTCTCGATTTCTCAATAGGCAAATTACAACATTCTTTGTAGGGAATCATGGTGACAAGGTCTTGCTCCTTGTGGTCAATTCATGAAGTTCGGGATTTCTTTAAAATCCCAGCTGCAGTCACCTGCAGATCTACAGACAGCTTAGAAATAAGGAAAGGTATATCATCTGGGCCAAGAGCAACagaattattttctctttacagATTTTGAGAACAGTTGGGACGAGAATATTTTGCAAATAGACATTTTAGTCTGCACAGTAAATGAGTTGGTTTCTTGTCTTAAAAACTATATAGAAACAACATTTGActcttcagtttcttttcagtgtCCTGCGCTCGTAGAGCTTGTCCACATTGACAGATTTGACATTGTAACTTCAGCTCTAGCTGAagacctacacacacacacatgttctgTCTTTCCTATTGCACATACACATCTAACACATACCTATTTACTCACTCACTCCATACAAGTGAAGATTTCTTGCCACATTGTTCAGGACCTTGTTGTCACGTGGtgctgaatttttattttctccctacAATTTCTTGTCTTTTAAAGATCAACACCCATCAGCCTGACTCAAATGTCATGTCCTCTTGACGTTCCCATTCTGAATAGATGGTAAGAGAAACAAGCCGTTCGGAACAAGCTGTTTACGTAGCGATGCCGAGAGATTATCTGGTTCTGGACAATCTGGTCACAGTCGCATTCTGTACAATAAGTTAGCCGAGTAGGAGAGATGACAAACTGgcaaatgaaaagtttttctgttaGACGGGTGACAGGAGTTCAGAGACTTAGCTGTAAAAGGGATGCGAgtttattatgtcattacatACTGAAAATGTAGCTGAGCAAtgataaaatacaaactgaGATCATCTTCTTTCAGGATAATTCACCTTCTAGAATTTACTGCATTATTCATTTagacagtattttaaaatttgaaatactTGTATCCCATGATCAAAGAATTTTCCCCAGATGTTGGTGAATCTGAATGAGACATCATtcatactttttaaatcatattaCGATTGAAGCATCAAGGTCCTCGAAGCACTTTTTTCACAGAGACAATGTCAGTACACTACAAATAACTTCCTTTGACAATTGTTCGTCAACAGCAGACttgatttaaaatcagaaatgattAGGATGGACATATAAATTGCGTACTATCAGTACGATGTACTTATACAGCCAAACCTCCATTGTCATCACTGTTTATGAAGGTTCTTTTCAATCTCGAccaacagtgtgtgtgtctttggGTCTGTCAATGCGATAGACGAACTCTGCGGGGAGGAAGTAGCCCAGGTACTCCACGGTGTCGGGCGTGGTGTCGATATAGTAGTGACCACCTTCTCCGTGGTGGCTGAAGCCATGGGTGTGCTCCACACGCAAATCCAAGCCCTGGAAACCCAGGACAAAAGAAAGTGACTGCAAACGCCACAATCTGTTCTTCAGCATCTTTACTGAGCTGCTTGCTTTACTCACAGGGTCTCTGGATACGAGCACAGACTGGCAGATGAGCGGAGCGCTGACCTCAAAGTGCTTCAGCCAGCGGTTGACTTCGTCGTCGGTGTTGAGAGGGCAGGCTGAGAACTCCCTCGGCTATCGATGATCCAAAGCacagaaataaatcagtgaATCGTCAGGCCTGGTTTCAGAGACCAGTGAACCATCATCAGCAAGACAATGTTTATTCTGCGCATAACAAATGTTGAATGGCACCTTTCTCTTCTTATTGCACCTGACTCTAGGTGGGTCCACTTCCCTTTCAACAACGTTGTCCGATGTTTCCATTTCAATGGACTGCATTCTTCTCTCTTCTTTGGATTCTTAGATATATcactttttcttgtaaatgcTGTGAATATCTCACTCTTGCTCAGTGTCAGTATTCAACAGAGTAGTGactcaaacaaaactgaacGTGTCTCGAACGGCTGCTCAGCGGCTGTGACAAAGTTTGATCAACATGACGAGCCTAAATAGAGGTAGTGTAGTGACACTGCACTATTGTGACATCACATTGTTTTCCttataattcaaaaatacttgattgatcccaaaggtaaattaaatgttattaacTCAGGTTCTTCAAAAGCGCTCTTGTAGATTGTGATGGTTGTTGCAGAGAAGATCTCTTGTAGTGGTCTGTATTACAGCGAGTCTGAATTGTTTACAAGCAACATAAATAAACCCTCTTTTGGCTATCCTCTCGTCAGTTAACACCATGTTTAGAATAATAATTACACctataattacatattttttgctGAATTAAGATATAATTTGATGGCTATGGAAGGCTAGTAGACTAACAAAAGACTTGGTTCTTAAGGACATAAAGAGGATCCCTTTGTTACTGCGCACTACAGGTCAGCTGGCTGAGAGAAggacacataaaaataatagaatagTTCAGATTTTTAGCACAACAGGTAATACCAACAATAACAACTTCCCAGGCGCATCTAGACCAACTCTTTTAGAATTGGTGTTGCCACGAACATTTTGGCAATCAGCTTTGAATCAAAAACAATTAGATCaggttaaactttttttctcaatgttATCAGAATCTCAGCCTAATCCAGTATTTACCATGATGTGGATTTTAGCCTTCCCTTTCTGGATGACGAAGGTGCCTCCCAGAGCCAGGCTCTTTTCTGGATACTGCGCTTCCAGAGTCTTCCTCAGTGCTGTTACCAGACTGTTACTTCCTGTCCTCCGTTTGGCTCGCACCTCTATGACCTGGAGAGACGCACGCAGGCAGAGGGGAACGATCAGCTTCATCAGCTCCTTGACCTTCAGTTAATGTTTGAGAGCACACTTGTGATGGGGCAAAAGTGCATGCAGTTAATAACAGAGTTGGGTTAATCGTCCCCCCAAAATTACTCATTACCTTccattgattttaaaatatctgcctTCACTCATTTCTTGCAAGATTCACATCCACTTTGACACTGATACCTTTCCAGGCTTCCCCTCGCAGGCATATAGATTCCCCAGGAGTCCAAAGTTGCAGTCAGAGAATTTGTCACTGTACTTTTCTTGCAAACACTGACCATCAGCTGGATTGATGGAGGAGAAGTAGCTCCCGTTGACAGCTGGTCTTCCTTCAGCCTCAGTGAGAACAAGAGGCATGAGCTGTAGGACACAGTGTTCGTTTTATTaactattgatttttttattttttatttttttaaatgtaaatttcttgCATATAATAATTTACCTCAGCGTTCATCCCAGTAATTCTGGAAGGGGCGGCTCCTGCTCCAAGGATAAAAGCTCCCGGTAGCTCCAGCTCCTTGGATATTACGTTCATATTGTATTCCTAACATAACATAAGGACAAAGAGTGAAAAACTCTTTATTAAAATggacagcattttttttttgtatctctgcaaggactgctcttaagttgcattttattttttacagcactttacaattttacaatttatagcattttatattttattttatttatctacaactagttgttactgtgttttgtctctatgctgcaactgcgaagtaatttccctgctgggatgaataaagtacttctattctattctattctatgcAAAATCTGCAAGctatgcataaaaaataaagataaaataaaaaaccttatGTGTTTGAGGCAAAGGGATCAGATATGGTACACCTCCAACATCAGTAATGCGAGGTTTACCACACAGACCTTCAGGACATGAacagaaaaggcaaagaaatgtaacaaatactCCAGGACAGCATTATTCAAGAATTTTTATTCCTGAATTTTGATCTATGAAATACCTTTGACAGGAAAAAGGAAAGGCTCCTTGGTGAGATCTGGACATTCCACAACGCTCACTTGAACTTCTGCAAAATTGGCTTCCAGCCCAGCCTGCAACACTGTAACCAGCAAGCAGCGCTGTCAAACTGAAAACCCAATTTTATAAACATGCATGGGGAActttgtctctctttctctagtGGTCCCTACCTCCTCGCAGCTCTTCGAGGGCCGGGGCGTGCAGCTGGACTTTCTCTGTTTTGCTGATGTCTGCCATAACTTCTTCCACGGTGACAGTGAATCAGTTCTGGGGCTGTTAGCTCTGCGGAGACAAGCAGGAACAGTTAGGGTTAAAGTCCAACCAAAGAGAAAACACAGGCGAGAAGATTCCTCCTCATTTCCGGTTTACAACTGGGAAAActaagattttttgtttgtttgtttgttttatttcaaacaaataatatTGGAAAATTTGTCTTGAATAACAACAAGCATTTATCAGATATATCATTGTATATGCAGCTATATATGTTAGTTTTAGTTCTAACAACAGCATTCACTAAGAACGAAATGtataatatttcaaatgttaacATGTAGCGAACTGGCGAAATATTGATCGTAGAAATCTCTACAACAGACTTCTTGGATTAGTAAAGTACTTTCTACAAAGTCACTTAGATGCACTAAAGTTGATTTGTCTCAAAAAGAAATTGTGAATGTGAAGccttaaatgttgttgttttttcccatAAGAGATAATATAAACAACAactattacttttattattattattattattattattattattattattattattattattattattattattattattattattattattattattattgttagtTATTAGTTCTAACACAGCATTCACTAAGATACGAAATGTATAATATTTAGGAAACATATTAACTACACATGTAGCGAACTGGCGAAATATTGATCGTAGAAA
This window of the Gambusia affinis linkage group LG15, SWU_Gaff_1.0, whole genome shotgun sequence genome carries:
- the lg15h11orf54 gene encoding ester hydrolase C11orf54 homolog, whose product is MADISKTEKVQLHAPALEELRGVLQAGLEANFAEVQVSVVECPDLTKEPFLFPVKGLCGKPRITDVGGVPYLIPLPQTHKEYNMNVISKELELPGAFILGAGAAPSRITGMNAELMPLVLTEAEGRPAVNGSYFSSINPADGQCLQEKYSDKFSDCNFGLLGNLYACEGKPGKVIEVRAKRRTGSNSLVTALRKTLEAQYPEKSLALGGTFVIQKGKAKIHIMPREFSACPLNTDDEVNRWLKHFEVSAPLICQSVLVSRDPGLDLRVEHTHGFSHHGEGGHYYIDTTPDTVEYLGYFLPAEFVYRIDRPKDTHTVGRD